The Erythrobacter sp. Alg231-14 genome has a segment encoding these proteins:
- a CDS encoding NAD kinase, with translation MGNTPTQADPTAESGKVYDRPFEKVALLASETPRAQEAFSMLWAERDWCALHDAEAAIVLGGDGFMLQTLHSMLDSGRVIPAYGMNLGTVGFLMNRFNKRSAVMSRLNKARGKTIAPLRITATTQDGEQHTMNAINELSLLRETRQTAKIEITVGSRVRIEELVGDGVLVATPAGSTAYNLSANGPILPLDSGMLALTPISPFRPRRWRGAILPDEMPIKFRVLEPAKRPIAAVADQKELRDIAEVSIEIAHDLELELLFDPGQSLADRIVAEQFAVD, from the coding sequence ATGGGGAACACGCCGACACAGGCTGATCCAACGGCGGAATCGGGCAAAGTATACGACCGTCCGTTTGAAAAAGTCGCATTGCTCGCGTCGGAAACTCCGCGCGCGCAAGAGGCATTTTCGATGCTTTGGGCGGAACGCGATTGGTGCGCCCTGCACGACGCGGAGGCCGCGATCGTATTGGGCGGTGACGGTTTTATGCTGCAAACGCTCCATTCGATGTTGGATAGCGGACGCGTCATCCCCGCCTACGGCATGAATCTTGGCACTGTTGGTTTCCTTATGAACCGGTTCAACAAACGCTCGGCCGTGATGTCGCGTTTGAACAAAGCGCGGGGCAAGACAATTGCACCCCTGCGCATCACCGCAACGACCCAGGACGGCGAACAGCACACAATGAACGCCATCAATGAATTGTCGCTGCTCAGGGAAACGCGGCAAACCGCAAAGATCGAGATTACCGTGGGCAGCCGCGTTCGGATCGAAGAATTGGTTGGAGACGGCGTTCTGGTCGCGACGCCGGCCGGATCAACCGCGTACAATCTTTCCGCCAACGGGCCAATCCTACCCTTAGACAGCGGTATGCTTGCCCTCACCCCCATCAGCCCGTTCCGACCGCGGCGGTGGCGCGGGGCGATCCTGCCGGATGAAATGCCGATCAAGTTTCGCGTCCTCGAACCGGCGAAACGCCCAATTGCGGCGGTGGCCGATCAAAAGGAATTGCGCGACATTGCCGAAGTTTCGATCGAAATCGCCCATGATTTGGAATTGGAATTGCTGTTTGACCCAGGCCAATCGCTCGCAGATCGCATTGTTGCAGAACAGTTTGCGGTGGATTGA
- a CDS encoding EAL domain-containing protein, with product MTDASSSGSGLRTGTLPTSLRGPVRGNFPGVKAAALETDLLRALDRREIEVLFQPQFSCRTGAVVGAEALARWQHPTLGEIGARDLFAIAERAALVAPLSRHVVARALEDAGNWPEELTLSLNITPEEMGDTRFAADFAELISKSTIAPARLMLEITEDLLLRNLEQAAAALNALRGLGFRTALDDFGAGFCNFRYLRELPLDAIKLDKIMVDDVPGDAKAVAVLRAIMALGKALELDIYAEGVESDVQRAAIIAEGCDYWQGFLRAQPMKSEGVLALSRTARGRGHG from the coding sequence ATGACCGACGCATCATCATCTGGCTCCGGCCTAAGAACCGGAACGCTGCCGACTTCGTTGCGGGGGCCCGTGCGCGGGAATTTCCCCGGCGTGAAAGCGGCCGCATTGGAAACGGATTTGTTGCGCGCGCTTGACCGGCGCGAGATCGAAGTTTTGTTTCAACCACAATTTTCGTGCCGCACCGGCGCGGTTGTTGGGGCCGAAGCATTGGCCCGTTGGCAGCACCCGACACTGGGCGAAATCGGCGCGCGCGATTTGTTTGCGATCGCCGAACGCGCGGCCTTGGTGGCGCCTTTGTCCCGGCATGTTGTGGCACGCGCCTTGGAAGATGCGGGCAATTGGCCCGAAGAATTGACCTTATCTTTGAACATCACGCCCGAAGAGATGGGCGACACGCGATTTGCCGCCGATTTCGCAGAATTGATCAGCAAGAGCACCATCGCACCGGCGCGACTGATGTTGGAGATCACAGAAGACCTGCTGCTCAGAAACCTTGAACAAGCGGCTGCGGCGTTGAACGCTCTTCGAGGCTTGGGCTTCCGAACAGCGCTTGATGATTTTGGCGCAGGCTTCTGCAATTTTCGATATCTGCGCGAATTGCCGCTCGACGCGATCAAGCTTGATAAGATCATGGTCGATGACGTCCCCGGCGATGCAAAGGCGGTGGCTGTGCTGCGGGCGATTATGGCGCTGGGTAAGGCGCTGGAACTGGATATCTACGCAGAGGGCGTGGAGAGCGACGTCCAACGCGCTGCGATCATCGCGGAAGGGTGTGACTATTGGCAGGGTTTCCTGCGCGCACAACCGATGAAAAGCGAAGGCGTGCTTGCCCTATCACGGACGGCACGCGGACGCGGGCACGGGTAA
- a CDS encoding TSUP family transporter, whose amino-acid sequence MPLIVLLTFGFFVAALLYASVGFGGGSTYLALLALSGLDYRVLPMVALACNIVVVAGGTVRFARAKMTPWKGALVLTVVAAPAAFLGGLVPIDRDAFLLMLGVSLVLTGVTLLIPVREETVGERSSLAKFLPVAAAPLGFVAGLVGIGGGIFLAPLLHLTRWDNARAIAATASVFILINSMFGLAGQLLKHGPTMFGGAMAEALPLLIAVVIGGQIGSLMAVKFLPQRWIRWVTAILVAVVGARLLFEV is encoded by the coding sequence ATGCCGCTAATCGTTCTCCTCACCTTCGGCTTTTTCGTCGCGGCGTTGCTCTATGCCAGCGTCGGGTTCGGCGGCGGATCCACGTATCTTGCCTTGTTGGCGCTATCGGGGCTCGATTACCGCGTGCTGCCGATGGTGGCGCTCGCCTGCAACATCGTGGTGGTTGCAGGAGGCACTGTGCGGTTTGCCCGCGCAAAGATGACCCCGTGGAAAGGCGCGCTTGTTCTGACAGTTGTGGCGGCCCCAGCGGCGTTTCTGGGCGGTCTCGTTCCGATCGATCGCGACGCGTTTCTTTTGATGCTTGGCGTCAGTTTGGTCCTTACCGGGGTCACATTGTTGATCCCGGTGCGTGAAGAAACGGTGGGAGAACGATCCAGCCTCGCGAAATTCCTGCCTGTAGCGGCCGCACCATTGGGTTTTGTCGCCGGATTGGTGGGTATTGGCGGCGGCATCTTTCTTGCCCCGCTTTTGCATCTAACGCGTTGGGACAATGCCCGCGCGATCGCGGCCACGGCCAGTGTATTCATTCTTATCAATTCGATGTTTGGATTGGCCGGGCAATTGTTGAAACACGGCCCAACGATGTTCGGCGGCGCAATGGCAGAGGCATTGCCCTTGCTGATTGCCGTGGTGATTGGCGGTCAAATTGGAAGCCTGATGGCGGTGAAATTCCTACCGCAACGCTGGATCAGATGGGTGACCGCGATTTTGGTCGCGGTCGTAGGGGCCCGGTTGCTTTTCGAAGTGTAA
- the secA gene encoding preprotein translocase subunit SecA: MFDKLVKTVFGSSNDRYVKSLGKTVEKVNALEPMIKELSDEALQAQTNKFREQLDAGSTLDDILPEAFATVREASTRVLGMRHFDTQLIGGIVLHRGEISEMRTGEGKTLVATLATYLNAIEGKGVHVVTVNDYLARRDAEWMGQLYTWLGLTVGVIVPNMPENTKRDAYNADITYGTNNEFGFDYLRDNMKHERSQMAQRPFNFAIVDEVDSILIDEARTPLIISGPTEDKSDLYIKLDEVAKEIPEDWYEKDEKTKNIQLTEDGLESVEKMLIDKGLLETDNLYDVENTQVVHHLDQALKAVHMFKRDDNYIVKDGKVVIIDEFTGRMMDGRRWSNGLHQATEAKEGVKIEPENQTMASITFQNYFRMYPKLAGMTGTAATEAAEFWDIYKVHVVEIPTNLPVQRVDEEDEFYKNTVDKFQAIAKAIAEKSALGQPILVGTVSIEKSEMLSQFLDKEGVKHEILNARQHEREAHIVAQAGRLGAVTIATNMAGRGTDIQLGGNLDFRIDDECGAMEDGLAKDAAITKIKEEVAAEKQKVLEAGGLFVLGTERHESRRIDNQLRGRSGRQGDPGLSRFYLCLEDDLLRIFGPDTLFAKMMNSNLEDGEAIGSKWLSKAIETAQKKVESRNYDTRKQVVQYDDVMNDQRKVIYEQRAEIMDSEAVDDVVVDMRHDSINAIINSTCPPGTYPEQWDVEGLREKLEDVFGLTPPLDEWLQEDQVEQEFIEDRIVKQTDEMMEAKMAKNDSGIWRMVEKDILLRQLDNHWKEHLATLDALRQVIWMRGIAQKQPINEYKQEAFGLFEGMLDTLREEVTKLLFKSELRIAQPEPEALPDLPDFLTGHIDPLTGLENSNDGDGSAERPELFGSLAGSPRAASGPGGANTDNPYANLPVSRNAPCPCGSGNKYKHCHGAAGAKQTV; encoded by the coding sequence ATGTTCGATAAACTCGTCAAAACTGTCTTCGGCTCTTCGAATGATCGTTACGTTAAATCGCTCGGCAAGACCGTTGAAAAGGTCAATGCGCTAGAGCCGATGATCAAGGAATTGTCCGACGAAGCGCTGCAGGCACAAACCAACAAATTCCGTGAACAATTGGACGCGGGCAGCACGCTTGACGACATTCTGCCCGAAGCGTTCGCGACCGTGCGCGAGGCATCGACCCGCGTTTTGGGCATGCGCCATTTCGATACCCAGTTGATCGGCGGTATCGTCCTTCATCGCGGCGAAATTTCGGAAATGCGCACCGGCGAAGGCAAAACGCTGGTCGCGACGCTTGCCACATATCTCAACGCGATTGAGGGCAAGGGCGTGCACGTTGTGACCGTCAACGACTATTTGGCGCGCCGCGATGCGGAATGGATGGGGCAATTGTACACGTGGCTTGGCCTGACCGTCGGCGTGATCGTTCCGAATATGCCGGAAAACACCAAACGCGATGCCTACAATGCCGACATTACATACGGCACCAACAACGAATTTGGCTTCGACTATCTGCGCGACAATATGAAGCATGAGCGCAGCCAAATGGCACAGCGCCCATTCAATTTCGCGATCGTCGATGAGGTGGATTCGATCTTGATCGATGAGGCGCGCACGCCATTGATCATCTCTGGACCAACAGAAGATAAGTCTGATCTGTACATCAAATTGGACGAGGTCGCGAAAGAGATCCCCGAAGATTGGTACGAAAAGGATGAGAAAACCAAGAACATCCAGTTGACCGAAGACGGGCTGGAATCGGTTGAAAAGATGCTGATCGATAAGGGGCTCTTGGAAACCGACAACCTGTATGACGTTGAAAACACACAGGTCGTGCATCACTTGGACCAAGCTTTGAAAGCGGTCCACATGTTCAAACGCGATGACAATTACATCGTGAAGGACGGCAAGGTTGTCATCATTGATGAATTCACCGGCCGGATGATGGATGGTCGCCGTTGGTCAAACGGTTTGCACCAAGCGACTGAAGCCAAAGAAGGCGTCAAGATCGAGCCCGAAAACCAGACGATGGCGTCGATCACGTTCCAAAACTATTTCCGTATGTACCCAAAGCTTGCCGGAATGACCGGCACCGCGGCCACCGAAGCGGCCGAATTTTGGGATATCTACAAAGTGCATGTGGTCGAGATTCCGACCAACCTGCCGGTTCAACGCGTCGATGAAGAAGACGAGTTTTACAAAAACACGGTCGACAAGTTTCAGGCAATCGCAAAAGCGATCGCTGAGAAATCTGCGCTTGGTCAACCGATTTTGGTTGGCACAGTGTCGATCGAAAAATCTGAAATGTTGAGCCAGTTCCTCGACAAAGAGGGCGTCAAACACGAAATTCTGAACGCTCGCCAACACGAACGCGAAGCGCACATCGTGGCGCAGGCGGGCCGTCTTGGCGCGGTGACCATTGCCACCAACATGGCCGGTCGCGGTACCGATATTCAATTGGGCGGAAATCTCGATTTCCGGATCGATGATGAATGCGGTGCAATGGAAGATGGATTGGCGAAAGACGCCGCAATCACTAAGATTAAAGAAGAGGTTGCGGCAGAAAAGCAGAAAGTGCTTGAGGCGGGCGGCCTGTTTGTTTTGGGAACGGAACGGCATGAATCACGCCGGATCGACAACCAACTTCGCGGGCGTTCCGGTCGTCAGGGTGATCCGGGTCTTTCGCGGTTCTATCTCTGTCTCGAAGACGATCTTTTGCGCATTTTTGGCCCTGACACTTTGTTCGCCAAGATGATGAATTCGAACCTCGAAGACGGCGAAGCGATTGGGTCCAAATGGCTTTCAAAAGCGATTGAGACCGCGCAGAAGAAGGTGGAATCGCGCAATTACGACACGCGTAAGCAAGTCGTTCAATACGATGATGTGATGAATGACCAACGCAAGGTCATCTATGAACAACGCGCCGAAATCATGGACAGCGAAGCGGTCGATGATGTGGTCGTGGATATGCGCCACGATTCAATCAACGCGATCATCAACAGCACGTGTCCGCCGGGCACCTATCCTGAACAATGGGACGTCGAAGGGCTTAGGGAAAAGCTGGAAGATGTCTTTGGTTTAACGCCGCCGCTCGACGAATGGCTTCAGGAAGATCAGGTTGAGCAGGAATTCATCGAAGATCGGATTGTGAAACAAACCGATGAAATGATGGAAGCCAAGATGGCCAAGAACGATTCCGGCATCTGGCGGATGGTCGAAAAAGATATCCTGCTGCGACAGCTCGACAACCACTGGAAAGAACACCTCGCAACGTTGGATGCCCTGCGTCAGGTCATCTGGATGCGCGGCATCGCCCAAAAACAGCCGATCAATGAATACAAACAGGAAGCGTTTGGATTGTTCGAAGGGATGTTGGATACGCTGCGTGAGGAAGTCACGAAGCTGTTGTTCAAATCCGAACTGCGCATCGCACAGCCTGAGCCGGAGGCGCTCCCTGATCTGCCCGATTTTCTGACGGGTCATATCGATCCGCTTACCGGGTTGGAGAATTCCAACGACGGTGACGGGTCGGCGGAACGTCCAGAATTGTTTGGATCGCTTGCGGGTAGCCCACGGGCAGCATCGGGACCGGGCGGTGCGAACACCGACAACCCGTACGCGAATTTGCCCGTTAGCCGGAATGCACCGTGCCCATGTGGTTCGGGCAACAAGTATAAGCATTGCCATGGGGCCGCTGGCGCCAAACAAACTGTGTAA
- the trxA gene encoding thioredoxin, producing the protein MATVNVTDENFKTDVLESDKPVLVDFWAEWCGPCKRLAPALEEISEELGEAVTIAKMDIMENTGVPADMGVQSIPLMVLFKNGEPVSRKLGMAPKSELKEWLESEI; encoded by the coding sequence ATGGCCACTGTCAACGTCACCGATGAGAATTTCAAAACCGACGTACTGGAAAGCGACAAACCCGTTTTGGTCGATTTTTGGGCCGAATGGTGCGGACCATGCAAACGCCTTGCACCGGCGCTTGAAGAGATCAGCGAAGAATTGGGCGAAGCCGTCACAATTGCGAAAATGGACATCATGGAAAACACCGGCGTGCCAGCGGATATGGGTGTTCAATCCATTCCATTGATGGTTCTTTTCAAGAACGGCGAGCCGGTTTCGCGCAAATTGGGCATGGCCCCGAAAAGCGAGCTTAAGGAATGGCTCGAAAGCGAAATCTAA
- a CDS encoding inositol monophosphatase family protein, producing the protein MSELSALDAEIRDLMRFAARGSMLPRFQALADDEIEMKGVDDPVTVVDREVEAFLTEALTKLSPGVAIVGEEAVAEDKSVLDHLSEQCWIIDPLDGTANFTEGKEPFGIIIALADGGKAVAGWMYDPITDRLCHTKAGEGAFVNGERITAKTTGQTPPITAIARTFLTEEQNAMVDAKIAPHYSLVDIPRCAAEQYPRLALGINDVSSFKRTLAWDHAAGVLWLNEAGGKAARLDGSEYRVDEHGLPGLVGASCPKIWDEFVARVLK; encoded by the coding sequence ATGAGTGAGCTTAGTGCGTTAGACGCCGAAATCCGGGACTTGATGCGCTTTGCCGCGCGCGGTTCGATGTTGCCGCGTTTTCAGGCGCTGGCCGACGACGAGATCGAGATGAAGGGCGTCGATGATCCCGTCACCGTGGTCGATCGCGAAGTCGAAGCGTTCTTAACCGAAGCCTTGACCAAACTGTCTCCCGGCGTTGCCATCGTTGGCGAAGAGGCGGTGGCCGAAGACAAATCCGTCCTTGATCACTTGTCTGAGCAATGCTGGATCATAGACCCGCTTGATGGGACAGCGAATTTCACTGAAGGCAAAGAACCGTTCGGGATCATCATCGCCCTTGCCGACGGGGGAAAGGCGGTTGCGGGATGGATGTATGACCCAATCACCGATCGTTTGTGCCACACAAAGGCCGGCGAAGGCGCGTTTGTGAATGGCGAACGGATCACCGCGAAAACCACGGGCCAGACGCCCCCAATCACCGCGATCGCCAGAACGTTCTTAACCGAAGAGCAAAATGCAATGGTGGATGCCAAAATTGCACCGCATTACAGCTTGGTCGACATTCCGCGCTGTGCGGCGGAACAATATCCGCGTTTGGCATTGGGAATAAACGACGTGTCGAGTTTTAAGCGGACATTGGCATGGGATCACGCCGCTGGCGTTCTGTGGCTGAACGAAGCGGGCGGGAAAGCGGCGCGTTTGGACGGCAGCGAATATCGTGTCGACGAACACGGCCTGCCCGGCCTTGTCGGCGCATCTTGTCCAAAAATCTGGGATGAATTTGTCGCACGCGTCCTAAAATAG
- a CDS encoding SEC-C metal-binding domain-containing protein gives MIAALRLHHRRPIKRRLSWLIKPTTSPSSPAFERTSKRRRGYPSETHVKRGLRFVGGDKELIEKLGRNDPCPCHSGKSFQEMLPQIRPLSMDRNGTIIGDKKKGRRSPAPPIH, from the coding sequence GTGATAGCTGCGCTGCGTCTTCACCATCGAAGACCTATCAAGAGGAGGCTATCATGGCTCATAAAACCAACGACCTCACCGAGCTCCCCTGCTTTCGAGCGTACATCTAAACGCCGTAGGGGCTATCCATCCGAAACGCATGTAAAGCGCGGTTTGCGATTTGTTGGCGGGGATAAAGAGCTGATCGAAAAGCTCGGCCGGAACGATCCGTGCCCCTGTCATTCGGGGAAGAGCTTTCAAGAAATGTTGCCTCAAATCAGGCCGCTTTCGATGGATCGGAACGGCACGATTATTGGCGATAAGAAAAAGGGGCGCCGATCACCGGCGCCCCCAATTCATTAG
- a CDS encoding phosphatase domain-containing protein — MNSPHPAKAVLFDIDGTLADIAHRRPFLDGPSPDWKAFNDAMGDDTPNEPVVSLYKTLWASPEFEVILVTGRNERFRKLTEQWFSWNELPFGRLLMRKDKDNRADHIIKEELLDALLAEGLAIQFTVDDRQQVVDMWRRRGITCLQCDVGDF, encoded by the coding sequence GTGAATAGTCCTCATCCTGCTAAAGCCGTCCTGTTCGACATCGATGGTACCCTGGCAGACATCGCCCATCGCCGACCTTTTCTGGATGGCCCCTCCCCCGATTGGAAAGCCTTTAACGATGCGATGGGAGACGACACTCCCAACGAACCGGTCGTATCGTTGTACAAGACGCTTTGGGCGTCACCTGAATTTGAAGTGATCTTGGTCACTGGTCGGAACGAACGGTTCCGAAAATTGACCGAACAATGGTTTTCCTGGAACGAGTTGCCATTTGGGCGCCTGTTGATGCGCAAAGACAAAGACAACAGAGCCGATCATATCATCAAAGAAGAGCTGCTCGATGCGCTCTTAGCCGAAGGATTGGCCATTCAATTCACCGTCGATGATCGGCAACAAGTGGTCGATATGTGGCGGCGCAGAGGCATTACGTGTTTGCAATGCGATGTGGGCGATTTTTAG
- the argJ gene encoding bifunctional glutamate N-acetyltransferase/amino-acid acetyltransferase ArgJ: protein MELTQSPLACPFPDMPTIAGVELRVARAHYKEWDRADLTFIKVDADTSVAGVFTQSACASTEVEMGREQVKRGTARALIVNAGNSNAFTGYRGREAVEEIMAQVGDALNCDPYDVLVSSTGVIGVPLPKDKARAGVAAALSADLCGWEDAADAIATTDTFAKGAHCAAMIGDTRVELCGIIKGSGMIAPDMATMLGYIFTDARVAPDFLQELLSQANLQTFSCITVDGDTSTSDTVLAFATGKADHATITGWDSPGADAFAAALTDITRQLAQLVVRDGEGATKFIAIRVSGAVDNGSARRVGLAVANSPLVKTAIAGADANWGRVVMAVGKAGEPADRDKLSIAFGGVWAARNGVPVEDYDEAPVAQHLQGDDIDLAVDMGMGDGQSTVWTCDLTHGYISINADYRS from the coding sequence ATGGAACTCACTCAATCCCCCCTTGCCTGCCCATTTCCCGATATGCCTACGATCGCCGGCGTAGAATTGCGCGTGGCGCGGGCCCACTACAAAGAATGGGATCGCGCCGATTTGACCTTTATCAAGGTTGATGCAGACACCAGCGTGGCGGGCGTATTCACGCAAAGCGCCTGTGCATCGACCGAAGTCGAAATGGGCCGCGAACAAGTGAAGCGCGGGACGGCGCGCGCTTTGATCGTGAATGCAGGCAATTCCAACGCCTTCACCGGGTATCGCGGGCGCGAAGCGGTTGAAGAGATCATGGCGCAAGTTGGTGACGCGTTGAATTGTGATCCATACGACGTTCTGGTGTCATCGACCGGGGTGATCGGCGTCCCCCTACCCAAGGATAAGGCCCGCGCAGGCGTCGCCGCCGCGTTGAGCGCCGATCTATGCGGATGGGAAGACGCAGCGGACGCCATCGCCACAACCGACACATTTGCGAAGGGCGCGCATTGCGCCGCAATGATTGGGGACACCCGCGTCGAATTATGCGGGATCATCAAGGGGTCCGGCATGATCGCCCCCGATATGGCCACCATGCTGGGCTATATTTTCACCGATGCGCGGGTCGCACCCGATTTCTTGCAAGAATTGCTGTCACAAGCGAACTTGCAAACCTTTAGCTGCATCACCGTTGATGGCGACACCTCGACCAGCGACACCGTCCTGGCCTTTGCCACCGGGAAAGCGGATCATGCGACGATTACCGGTTGGGACAGCCCCGGCGCGGATGCCTTTGCTGCGGCGCTGACTGACATCACCCGGCAACTGGCGCAATTGGTCGTGCGCGATGGCGAAGGGGCGACAAAATTCATTGCGATCAGAGTGTCGGGCGCGGTCGACAATGGCAGCGCGCGCCGCGTGGGATTGGCCGTGGCCAACTCACCCTTGGTCAAAACCGCTATCGCTGGAGCCGATGCAAATTGGGGCCGCGTTGTGATGGCCGTGGGCAAAGCGGGCGAACCGGCGGATCGGGACAAGCTGTCCATCGCTTTTGGCGGCGTCTGGGCCGCGCGCAATGGCGTTCCAGTCGAAGACTACGACGAAGCCCCCGTGGCCCAACATTTACAGGGGGACGACATCGATTTGGCCGTGGATATGGGCATGGGCGACGGACAATCGACCGTGTGGACATGCGACCTGACCCACGGATACATCTCCATCAATGCGGATTACAGATCATGA